tgattGCTCATTTACTATACATcttattataaatattaattGTAATATAATTTCATTATTATAATCATACATTgtaattgtcattgttttttatatttttaatatattgttaTACATTATAATTTAGTTTTACTAGTTGTATTGcgattgttttaattttattattttttaaatatatttttattctttattttatgtactcattaattgtaatatattttcatgatgtttatattatattgtttattttacgtTTATTCTTCATTGTaacatgtgttttgttttatgattaaatatattttattttaatattttattaactACTTTTACTTGTatggtttttttgtgtgctttgtaGGGAACAGTGTCAGAAACCACAGGCTTGATTATTCACATATTCAACTTGACCTCACTGCTGATTTTTCCCTCTGCGACGGTCCTCACGGTCACCTCCGTTACACCTGGTAGGTAAATACACTCAAcaagtgtttttattattcactTGTATAAAAGTATCTGCAAATGCATTTGTCAGTGGGCGGTGTCCTCTCCTTGGTGGTCTACACGGTGCTGTTCCTGAAGCTGTACTCCTACCAGGACACCAACAGATGGTGCCGGGAGATCAGACAAGCTAAAGCCAAGAGGCTGACTCGCTCTTACTCTTGTGAGTATTGCCTAACAATGTAGTCTGCAAAACCTGTGAGACCTCAGCTCAGTGAGCGTTGATTTTTACTGTACGTTTAGCCAACACTTGTGTCCTCATGTGTTTTCCAGGTCCGTCGGTGGCTCAGTCCAATGGCTCAGCGTTGCACACCGTCTCTTACCCTGGGAATCTCACCCACAGAGGTGACAACggtttttttaagaattttaaaatactgtattgctATCATCTCCATCTGTTTTGTCCTCAGACATGTACTACTTCGTGTTTGCACCGACGCTCTGCTACCAGCTCAACTTCCCACGCTCGCCCCGGATACGCAAGCGCTTCCTCTTGAGGCGGCTCTTCGAAATGGTGATGTTGGAAATATTGGGAATAACCCAAAGAGCTGTCTTGAGAATTTTAAACGTATTGTCTGCTTTTCCCCCAGCTTTTCTTCATGCAACTGCTGGTAGGGTTAATACAGCAGGTAATGTTTTTACAATGATACATTCCTTCAATAAGTTAACTAACATGACCCATCTACGTGTCTCCCAGTGGATGGTTCCGACCATACAGAACTCCATGAAGCCGTTCCAGGTGGGATGGAAGCACAATTAAACGTCCAACATTTCGAGTTGTGCTGTGCGCTTAGACAAATGTTTGTGCCTCACCCAGGAAATTGACTTTTCTAGAATGGTGGAGCGTCTGCTCAAGTTGGCAGTGAGTGTACCGATGCATTCCGGGACATGCCGTAAATTAAAGGTGTCTGAGGTATAAAGATGGTAAACATCAGTGTCACAATTAATGATGGCAAACATCAGTGAGTGTCACAATGTGTTTAGGGACCCAGCGGAGAGTACATGTGAATACATGTGCCTAAGGCAGGGGTCAACAACATAGTGCCCACTGGCTCCAATGACCACATGAGTCGCCCACAGGCCTGTTCGAAAAGTAGCTCATCAGTGATGGGGctttgtgatttcctaggaatgttgtagaagtgatcatttgaagatgtaaacacttgcagagatttatagaaataatgCGTCACATTGCTATGTGTTCATTTCTTACTTTGTTAAATCATTGGTGATAATTATTGAGAAATCATGAACAGTGTCTTCACCATGAATtattaacaaaatataattaacgttaattggcggcacggtggacgattggttagagcgtctgcctcacagttctgaggacccgggttcaatccccggccccgcctgtgtggagtttgcatgttcaccccgtgcctgcgtgggttttctccaggcactccggtttcctcccacatccacaaaacatccgtggtaggttaactgtcaactttaaattgcccgtaggtgtgaatgtgagtgtgaatggttgtttgtttgtatgtggccagtgattggctggcaaccagttcagggtgtaccccgcctcctgcccgatgataactgggataggctccagcacgcccgcgaccctagtgagtagaagcggctcagaaaatggacggatggataattAACGTTAATACGAGCaagtttgttatttcagaagcgtacccaagaagtagctctccgGTTCCAAAAGGTTGGTGAACCCTGGCCCAAGGTGTGACAGTGATAAACAGCATTTAGCATCACGATCCATTCAGGGACACACCGAAGATTACCGAGTCTAATGTATAACGGCAGCCGTGGTAAACAGCTGGTAAGCGTTGCGATGCGTTCAGGGACACAAACGGAAGCCATGGTGAACTGCATTGAGTGTCAGGATGCATCCAGGAACATGCGTCTGTGTAACACCAGCTGTGGTGTACAGCGGTGAGTGTCAAGATGCATTCAGGGACACACCGTAGATTACATATCATGGTGAATGGTGAATCTCACATTGCAGTTAGGTACATGGCATAGGTTAGATACATAACCGATATAAACGATGGCGAGTGTCACGAGATGCATTCAGGGATGCACAGTAGATTACGCTCGTCTCATGTGTAACAGCAGCCGTGGTAAACGCGCCGAGTACCACAATGCGTTCAGATACAGAATGTTAATTACATATAGAAACCCAAAAaaactcctctctctctctctccttctcttcctttttatCTCATCCTCCTTAGGTCCCCAATCATCTGATCTGGTTAATCTTTTTCTATTGGTTCTTCCACTCATCCATGAACTTCGTGGCTGAGCTGCTGCAGTTTGGGGACCGAGAGTTCTACAGGGACTGGTGgtaagtacatacagtacattctaaTATTTACATGCAAATACACAGAAACATTGAttagatggttttttttttttttaaatgtaggaaCTCTGAGAGCGTCACCTACTTCTGGGCCAACTGGAACATCCCGGTTCATAAGTGGTGCCTGAGGTGAGCGGACACATCATTAGGAACGCCCGCCTTCTCATCTCACCGTCTCGATTTTGTAGACATTTCTACAAGCCGATGCTGAGGAGAGGCGTCAACAAGCTGGTGGCCCAAAGCGCCGTCTTTCTGCTGTCTGCCTTCTTCCACGAggtaaaaatgaaaaggtttcacgTTTTGATTTTCAGTTCTCTTATTAACTCTCTTGCATCGGATAAATGTACTCCTCAGTATTTGGTGAGCGTCCCTCTGAAGATGTTCCGACTTTGGGCCTTCATGGGCATGATGGCTCAGGTGAGACAAAATGGCAGcaattacatttactcaacCGTAGATGGTGGCGGTCTATTCGTTTTCTTCTGTTATTACTACAATTGATGTCAAGTGAAAGTGGAGcttaaagctaaaaaaaataatagaaaagcATAGAAACAAGGCAAAACAAAGTTCTTCTGTTTTAGTTGGCAACAGGTATGCAAATGGGACCAAACGTCCATTTAGTGGAATGGTAATCGTCGCTAAAGACGCCGTGTAGATCTTTCGTTGATCTGACTGTGCACTTTAATTCATTTGAGACTTCACATACCTTGGTAGGTGCTGCTATTTTGGTTAGCAACCAAATGGGCGTGGCAGTTAAATTCTGTGTATGAACGGCGGTAATTACACTTACTACCTTTTCCTTTCCTGACGTAAGATCATCTTTAGCCTCTTAGCAACTCTTAGTCATGAGACTGTTTACGTGCCTCTGtggttgctgctgttttggttaacaaacCAAAGCTCCTCTGCAAAATTTCAccattttacccccccccccccaggttcCCCTGGCTTGGTTCGTGGGTCGCTTCCTGAACGGCATCTACGGCAACGCGGCCGTGTGGATCTCTCTGATCATCGGCCAACCGGTGGCCGTGCTGATGTACGTGCACGACTACTACGTCATACACTACAGCACATAGCGTGGACCAAACCAACTCGGTGGTTCCGTTTTCAAATCCATGGCCAAAGATGGAAACATGTAGACTGAAGGGGGAAATCTAATAAGCAGAACATTTTCTCACCTACAAACAATGCAAGCTTCTAAGTAAACTGTGTAGTAATACATGACTTCTGTGTCTGTTGTGTTGCCTTTTTAGTTTTGTGTGTCACCTCTGCAATATTGTGCTGTCCTTTAATTTAAATCAACAATTTTTGaggggttgttttgttgatttgcTGCAGTGGTTGAACAACCGTGAATGGTTTAGCACTTTACAGAGATGCATGTTCACGACTGGAACCATAATATTTCTacgaatgttattttttttgtttttaagtgtcCTCCTCTTTACACACtaaaccagtgtttcccaacctttattgagccaatgcacatattttgtattaaacaagtatatacagtatactggcatagatagatgaacactgatacattatttgtgatgaatacattttctgaccaattaagtgaaattgccTCATTTTGGCACAGTggtgttgggaatcactgaaatAAACAGTTTAAGAGTTGTTTTTATCAAACTGAGGTGGGGGCACTCTCCTTGAATCCTAAATATTTCAGGGAACGTCAGTATGGAATAAAAAAGCAGCAGGGCTGGCATTCATTCataattcaagaaaaaaaaagtgcctgcTTGTTTTAATGTTGATTAAAAGGCCAAATAATTGGTATATTTGGTGCACCAATGGAGCTGTAATAGCCACTGTAAAGTGTATTTCATGACGTATGCACAAAAAAGAACATGTAGCTTGGTTAAACTGCCTTTTAAAAATCTTGTCAGAGATGTGTATGAATGTTTTGTGTGTTCAGgccaaagtaaaaataaaatgttttggtaatgcaaatggttgtcagTGTCTCATTTTGAGAatacaagcttttttttatgaatgtatGAGTGAAAACATTCGTAACTATCTCACTATTAACCTTTAGTTGTCCGGGATTTAGGAATGACGTCATGATTTATTTGCATTAACATTGAAACTAGAACTGTCGAGGCAACGCTTCGCAACTAGAACACATCCGGTTTTGTCACAAAATTAAGTGAATAAGGATTCTATCtgcacagatttaaaaaataaaataaaataggctacaattaaatatttacattttagagAGGACCTACGTTTTGAAACGATGAGTTATATAGTGTAAAATGTGACATTGTACATTCTGCAGATACAACAGAGGAAAACATTGTAATTAGTCATTCTTGACTTCTATTTAACATGGTGCCTACTTTAAAAGGCTGAGTTGTATtgagtttgtattatttattttaaaccggACGTTATGTGATTTTCATTTGTTCATTATTACTTATGGACAACGCATGGAAAACATTACAATTcaatgtgtttacatttatgtAGAGTCCTTTGAAAAGGTGAGCTTTGTTGTGAAATGCAACATTTTAAACCGGCTGTTTTgcgatttgtatttattaattttttcttcacgtacagtacagaaaatatttcaaacactttttttaactttgaataACGTTCCTATGTAAAAGGCtgtgttttattgtgaaatTTTAAACCAGATATCACGAGGTTTATGCACGTCAATATATTCTactaacattaaaaaacattttaaacatttttattaacgTTTAACATGGTTCCTATCTTAAAATGTAAAGTTTTATTGTTGAATGCGCCGTTTTCAACCAGATGTTACGCGATTTTGCGTGTTTATTTTACGTACACCGTATTACAACATTACAACAAAAAGCAGGAGCGCGCATCTCGTTTGACAGGGTTCTTACCTCAACGAGgacattttattgtgaaatgtaACATTTAAGCCGGATGCGGGTGCTTTACATTTTCCCATTCGTGCAACTTGATGACGGACTCACACACCCAGCGGATGTACCCTACCCTGGTCGTCCACAGCTAAGCCAacttttttcttcctctgtGAACGTTTGGAACACGGCGGTGCATTGTCAGCTCCCAGAGAAAGAGTTTCACCAACAAACTCGACGGTAAGTGTGGCCGAAAACGCGCAGAACTTctgggttttttatttttttttaatcgccaCACATAAGCTACAACTTCCTTCTTGTTTCGAAGCGACGGCGAAGCTAGTCGGTTAGCATGTAAACAGTTGTCCCCTTTTGAGGTTTAGCACGATAAAATAGTCTCCGGATAAAGTTACGCTCAGCCCAATATGCgctaaaaatgtttaatactgTACCAGCTAACCGCAATGCGTGTGCAAAATGAGTTCACTAAAGGTCGTCGGCAACTCCTTTTTGGACGGTTATTAAAGTTGGACGCTAAGGAGCTAGGCTAAAAGGCTAGGCGGTTAGCCAACGGAAAATAggaacacattttctgtttgtttgtttgtttccaaaaaACGATCCCTTTCCACTGACAAATCTGGCTCATTGTCGACGTGCGTCATCTTTGTACCGTCACAGATTGTCCCGTTGGGTGTGTCGGTGATCGTCAAAACTCGCAATTACAGTGTCACGTGTGCGCACGTAATCAAGACAATCAACTAATTGATGTAGAGTTTGTTAGAAGCACTTGAACTAATATTCTTCATTGCCGTTAACGTTGGCCGCCACAAAGGCAAACTACAGGATTCATCTGCTGTTTTAGGGTTAAATTGTTGCTTAATCTGAATTTTTAGTGCGTGCTTCTCAGACCCCAATGAGCTCCCCCCCCCACCGCTTTCATTTTCTGTTTGCATTACATGGTTAGCGTGAAATTGCGTAATTCTAGTGTTAAAAGTAATTGGAAAAAAACTGCTCGACTTGTACTATACGCTTCAACAAAGTTGACATGTATGTAATAGTATGTAATGCTC
This is a stretch of genomic DNA from Phycodurus eques isolate BA_2022a chromosome 20, UOR_Pequ_1.1, whole genome shotgun sequence. It encodes these proteins:
- the dgat1a gene encoding diacylglycerol O-acyltransferase 1a, with translation MTDRAEMTRGPGARQRRTTISGGVKQQANAGKSHGGGEKKQPPCSGKKIDETASRPNNNNGNPGQQPTDKHNKPGSPVDEIGEGLSCHIQQESLLSSASGYSNYRGILNWCVVMLVLSNARLFLENIIKYGILVDPIQVVSLFLKDPYSWPAACLIIASNVFILAALYTERRLAVGTVSETTGLIIHIFNLTSLLIFPSATVLTVTSVTPVGGVLSLVVYTVLFLKLYSYQDTNRWCREIRQAKAKRLTRSYSCPSVAQSNGSALHTVSYPGNLTHRDMYYFVFAPTLCYQLNFPRSPRIRKRFLLRRLFEMLFFMQLLVGLIQQWMVPTIQNSMKPFQEIDFSRMVERLLKLAVPNHLIWLIFFYWFFHSSMNFVAELLQFGDREFYRDWWNSESVTYFWANWNIPVHKWCLRHFYKPMLRRGVNKLVAQSAVFLLSAFFHEYLVSVPLKMFRLWAFMGMMAQVPLAWFVGRFLNGIYGNAAVWISLIIGQPVAVLMYVHDYYVIHYST